A segment of the Arachis hypogaea cultivar Tifrunner chromosome 5, arahy.Tifrunner.gnm2.J5K5, whole genome shotgun sequence genome:
taaatataaaagctattagctTCTATAaagctattaaaaagaattgtctTTGACTTGTGGAATGACgtacttataaaattaacttacaatacgaattacaaatatttttaagaatttaattttgatgcactgacaatgtaaaatattttacactgtcagtatatcaaaattaaactctatttatcaattgaacttagcattacttgaaaaaatttagtaaaagaatcaactaatttaataaaagaacTATTTCTATGTAAGCCATCTTGTTCTTGTCAAACTTGGATAGGACTTTCTATAACCTTATAATTCTGATCTTTATTTTCCATACTTTTTCTTCGTATAATTTACTGTAGGTGATACTATTGATAGGATAGTAGACAGTAGCCATTAgatataaagaagaaaaaaaaatagaataaaggctatgtcaaaattataaattctttAAATGATAAATATGTGAGAGAAAATTCACTtttacttattatatatattaataatatgtcaatattttaaaaaatatattaataatactaATAGTTTAAAGATAATTGTATTACagttataataaatttagttattactttaaataaataaaataaataatatattttaaaactaaagaaaaaaggaTTAACCATAATTATGTTTGaaatgtttccatgtttttactCATTCTTTTTTGCTTGTCATTTTTACACGTAATATTAGATTAAGAAATTtctaaatttgaaatataataattatgaatatgtgatgtgacagaaaaataataacttaaaaggggatattatatatatatatatatatgtatatatataaagagagagaacAGATATAAAAAGATGTATTATTATAGTAAAATATTAcactatgaataattatatttgttaagtaaatttatttatacactatatatctattatattattttatgtaaaattaaaatctactctcctaacttaaaaaaatataaatattcgcTCCCAACATTACCCAAAATTAAATTGGGATTATCTCTAAAGTCTTAACACCGTAAACAGGgtataattaatatctaatattttaataattaaatacttaaaataagttaataaataacaataattaatacttaaaatatcatatatatatatatatatatatatatatatatatatatatatttgtttgtgGTATTACCCAAAATTAAATTGACCTCGTGTTCAAAGCCTTAATATCGCAATTGAAGtataattaatacctaaaattttaataattaaatacaaaaaataagttaattaaataacaataattaataattaaaatattgaaaaggAGTTTTTAATAaatgtgaaaataaaaataaaaaattaataaataataatagtgtttaaataaaagaattaataaagaataataattataggtAAAAATAGTGTAtttattttagagagaaaaaaaatatatgagaaaTTATTTAATAACTCGTGCCATGCACATGATAATAAATTGTTCAATAACTTgtaccatgcacgtgataaggttcaaattataattttaaattattttattaaaattaatttgaatggtaataatttgattaataaaaaagtaacatattATGCGTTCATTTTTTCTTAATCTGGTATTAAGTGTAACAActctaatataattattaatgtttttgttaatcttctttttttttctaaatttatgattaaaataattattataaataataataattaaataaatcattatattataattatttacgttttattcccaaaataaaaaacgtaatatttcttttttatttaaggatttttttatttatgctacCGATATATATTAATCGTTTAGtcaatagttttttttattggtaggatatatttatttattttgtttaaataattttaaattttttcttatttaagtatatatatatatatatatatatatatatatatataagttaccTATGCTAATtagtttttgattttttgattatgaatattttattttgagcctaCAATCATTTAATGATTTTGTTATTTCATTAATACCATTATACGCATAATAatcttcataaataataataactttttatttatttatatgtatatattaattgtttagttaataatttttttattttcataatatatttattttattaaataattctaaatattttcttatttagtTTATAAATATATGTTAATTATATGTAGATATATTTAAATCGCATATATTAGTTATTTTctgatcataattttttttgagcCTACAATCAatcgataatttttttattctttattattgatGTCATCGTATGCGTAATcttcataaattataataattttttatagtaatttctttatttatatatacgtatatattaattttgttaaataattctaaatattttcttatttatgtatacatatatattaattgtacataaaaatatttaagtcacatatattaattttttttatgattattttcttatatatatgattattttttattctacaatcgtgcaataattttttatttttctatccaTGCATATTTCTCAATCCCCTTTCTTACGCATGAtgattaactatttttattttaaatggtgatgttttaatttttcttttctttcgcgTATTTTTATACATTGGCAAGAAAAGCAAAATCACGTATTgtgaatctttttcttttttcacgctttaatcttaattaatcaatcttgtgtccacacaatataattaaatttttaatcactTTAGTATATTGATAAATtacatttttcttaataattgcattactaatctgaaatacaaaaaataaaaaaggtgatATATATatccaagaaaaaaataaacttaaaatcgaaaaaagaaagaaatttcatattaaaaaattaaaagaaaaaaaacatataaaaaaaaatagtcataatATATGAATTgaggcaacaatttaaatttctctaaaattaatttaatcaaatactaatattagaactaaattatttaaataatatttaagctATTCTAGTCCTTAGATACGTATAGATTAGAGACATTCTAGTAACAATAACCAACCGAAATAACATTATAAGATCGAACATTTAGAATCCGTACAAATTCAGACCATCTTCTTGTTACGATTGTCAAACTAAATTGACCTTTATTTTCCTCAATGACATTGCAGTGATGCACCAGAAGGccggtaatttctgaaaaaatcacagtatgttataaaattattttaatacaaaagtttaagagaagaaaatttaaatataataccaatttttgaaattgcatcttcaaatttgaacaaattttttaaaattgaacctaaattgagaaaattcaattttattaGATGCTCTACTTGGAATATTTTTGGACAAACGTAGGAAACGTGGAGGGAATGAGACTTGAACTTGACCTACAAAGCTCCTTGAAAATAATTGCTCAATCAAAGAAGAATaacaaatttgaaaaaaaaaatgctttGCCTGTTAGATTTAGACTCACAAATCGCAAACAAAACACTATATATAACCAAGGttagtagtacaaaaataattatagaaattaattattgatttcaaTATCAATTTACCACTATTAATGTTGGTATCATATTTATGGCAATTAGTAGTACAAAAATAactatagaaattaattattgatatcaatatcaatttaCCACTATCAACGTTAGTATCATATTTATGGCAATTAGAATTAtagaattatgtttatttttttatttttaattattgatatcttaatctttttaaaaatatgttttgcttttttaaaatataacgtGTGTATGTGCTATTTAGaccttttctattattattattattattattattattattattattattattattattattattattattaattaattaattaatatcaatatcaatttgTCACCATTAATGTATGTATCAATTTGCTACTAATTAtgcttgattaaaaataataattaaaaaataataattaaaaatattaatagtcGACAATTAGTATTAtacaattaatataataattagtatCAACTTGTATTAACGTGTATATCAACTTGCATAATGATagagaattagaattatataaattaatataataattagaatgattaaaaatatttaatgattGACAATTAgtataataatgtattaaatattaatttttatataattataaaaaggaTATTTTCTTAAAATAGATTGAGAAGATAGTAAATATAAATATTGAAAGTAGCGCTTTTATTTTGGAAAGAAAAAAGTTCATAAGAAATTGACATCTCATTTccaatatttctaaaaatatactaatataccaataataataatagttgaaaAATAATTGTGAAgacttattaataattaatatctaaaataagtaaattaaataataataattaaaaaaatctttaacaaatgtgagaaataaaaataaaagaaattgataaataataaatgtaaatatattaaagaataatatttttattttggagaaaaaaaatcCATCGAAAAATGACACCTCTTTTTTATtagttagaaaaaaatttaactttaataGATTaagtagattattattattattattattattattattattattattaagaagaCTTATAAGTTATAAGTACAAAATAATCGAATAACCCGTGCattgaaaagaattttattatGATTAGAATAACTCATGCCATTAGCTCTACTCTAAAGGAGAGAGAACATTCAACAATTCAACCCAAAACCAGAATAAGGCCACTCAATGTAAGAAAAAATCGGTCTTAAACTGCTTATTGGAAGAATTTGCTGGGATGTCAATGCAAGAaggaaaacaaagtttaaaaccACAAGACACTGGTAATAGGGCAGCACCTGAGTCACCTCAATCAGCCAATTCTAGAACAGAATGCATGGAGGTTATCATAGCTGGTCAGTCCAATACCAAGGAGGATGAAGGGCAGCTTATGCAATTCGCTATTGGGCAGTGTCTCACCACAGAGAAAGGTAGGAAGTGGAAAAGGTTAGTAAGACAAGGTGCTGCAGAGTCAGATACTAAAAGTGAACCCAAAAAAAGGTTGATGAGTGGTATAGctgaaggatctacaaagaaagcaagaatagaggATGAAAATGCAGTTGAAGAGATGGTGGAGGGTGCCAACCTACAAATGGCTCCCAAGGCGCCATGAAAACTATAGTTTGGAATTAtcggggtttggggagacccctgacaatTCACACCTTAAAAGGGATCTGTAAATCCCACTCCCCCGAGATTGTGTTTATAAGTGAAACAAAGAACCAATCTCAACAGGTGGAAGTAAAACTTCGAGTATGCGGCTACGAAAACTGGCATATTGTTAACCCGGCAGGAGTGACAGGAGGACTTGTACTAGCTTGGAAGGACAACATCAGTGTTCAAATTATTAGCAGTGGAGAATTCTTTGTGGCAGCCAAAATTAAAGAAGTCGGAAGCAGTGAGGTATGGGCGTTCATTGGTGTCCATTTGAGTTGTTTGGAACAAATTCGATCCTTACAGTTTGAGGAGCTTACAACAATGAGCCAACACTTGGAAGGAAAAGTGGTAATAGCAGGCGATTTTAATGCTATAACAAGCCAAGCGGAAAAAGAGGTGGGGGCCAAAAATCAGCAACCACCATTGCAACATTCACTAATTTTATTGACAGTAACGAATTAGTGGATATTAGAATGGTGAGGCGCCCTTTCACGTGGACAAATCGAAGACAAGGAGAGGATTTGGTGAAGGAGAGGCTTGACCGCTATTTAGTTGGGATGGAATGGAAGTTGAAGTTTTCGAATGCAGTAGTGCACAGGCTCACAGAGTCAGGCTCGGATCATGCTCCACTTTTGATGGAAACCGAACCTCAATCCTAGCATAGTAAAAGGCGGTTTAAATACCAGGAACGTTGGTGTGGAGAAGAGGATGTTAAGAGAATTGTCAGTGAAGTGTGGAGAATGGAAGTTGTAGGCTCAGTTATGTTCTCCTTGGCCCAAAAGTTGAAAGTTTGTAGGCATAGACTATTTCAATGGCAGAAAACTCACAAAGCAAACTCCCAGAAAAAAATTGAGGACCTTCAAGCTAAACTAGAGGAGTTTCGGGTGGCTGGAATCAATGGGGGAGAGGAGATTACCAGTTTTAAGAAGAAGTTGGAGCTgtcatatttgaaagaagagagctATTGGCGAGAAAAATCTAGAGTCAAGTGGCTAAAAGAAGGAGATCAGAACACTAGATTTTTCCACCAGAAATTTCAATCAAGGATGCGAAGGAACAGAATTTGGAGATTAGTGGGGAGGGACAATGAGATTGCATCAAAACCGGAGGATATTGTAAAGGTAGCTGAAGACTACTTTTGCGATATTTTTACATCTTCTTGTTCGGCTGATCCGAATCCATACTTAGAGGATTTGGAGCCAAAGGTTACAGCTTCCATGAACCGTAGGCTCCAAAGGCCAGTAACTATGGACGAGGTCAAAAGAGCTACATTTAGTGTTCACGCTCAGAGTGCTCCTGGTGATGACGGGTTTACAACtaagttttttcactttttctgggaTATAGTTGGAGGTGACGTTTTTAAGGCAGTAAGAAGTTTCTTTCACAGTGGCAGAATTCTAAAAAGTTTCAATCATactcaaatttgtttgattccaaaggTGCTAGATGCCAATGACATGACTCAGGTACGACCGATCAGCTTGTCTTcagttatgtataaaattatttctaaagttaTGGTGCATCGATTACAAGGTATTGTGAATAAAATTATAAGCCCAAATCAGAGTGCGTTTCTCAAAGGTAGACTCATTTCAAATAATATCCTAATTTCCCACGAATGTATGcactatttgaaaaataagagaagtggGGCAGAACATGAGATGGCTATTAAACTAGACATGAGCAAGGCTTATGATAGGGTCGAATGACATTTTTTATGGTATATTATGGATAAGCTGGGCTTTAATGCTAAATGGATTAACTGGACTAAGGAATTGGTAACGACTGTTTCTTACTCTGTCGTTGTGGAAGGTCAACCTTTTGGCTATTTTAGGCTAAATAGGGGCATCCGATAGGGTGACCCCCTGTATccatatctctttcttttttgcGCAGAAGGGCTTTCCTTtttgctacacaaggcagagcaAAACAGATTAATTCAAGGAGTTCAAGTTAATCGGAGATGCCAAACAGTTAATCACCTTTTGTTTGCTGATGATTCAATCCTTTTTTGCAAGAGCGCACCTCATACAAGCCAAAGTATTCTAGAATTGCTAGAGATATATGAGGGTTTCAGTGGACAAAAAGTCAATTTGAATAAGTCAGCTATCTTTTTCAGTCACAACACACCTCAGAACACAAGACTAGCAGTTGCTCAGACACTAAATATTGAACATATCGGAGCACAAGACAAATACCTGGGACTGccctctatagttcaaaaatcaaagaaagcaaccTTTGGAGCTATCAAGGATAAAGTTCAGAAGAGGATTATGGGTTGGAAAAGAAGTCTATTGTCATCAGGTGGTAGGCACACGCTATTGAGAGCGGTAAGGGAGGCAatttctatttatacactctcttgttTCAAGCTCCCGGACACGCTGTTGACTGAGATTCATAGCATGCTCTCGCAATTTTGGTGGGGTCAAAAAGGTGCAGAATGAAGAATGGTTTGGATTAAATGGGACACAATGACGAGACCGAAGAAAGATGGAGGGCTGGGGATCAAGGACCTAAGGGCGCAAAATTTGGCTTTATTGGGAAAACAATGTTGGCATCTAATGAAATATCCTAATTCTACTctatcaagaatgctcaaagctaaaTATTTTAGATATACAGATTTCCTACATGCAGAGATAGGAAGCGTACCGTCGTGGGGCTGGAGAAGTGTTCTTGAAGGGCGCAAGGTGATTGAGAAAGGCTTGTTATGGAAAATAGGCTCTGACACTAATGTTCGCATCTTCCATGACCCCTGGCTCCCACCACCAGTGCCCTTTAATGTCCCTCAAAATGGACTCACAATCCCGCCAGATCTGCAAGTGTATTACGTTAGTGCGTTACTAAATCCTGATAGAAGTTGGAATAGAAATCTGATTGAGTCGATTTTTTCAGTTGatatatgcaataaaattttttcaatcaaaccaacagaggaggaggatgaagttaATTGGTGTTGGACAAAATCTGGTATATATGAAGTTGGGTCAGGATACAAAATTGCTTATGGATTCTTTCATTCTCCTACTTCATTGAGGCCCCAGAACATACACAATAGAGTCTGGAATAGCATTTGGGAGTTGAAATTACCACATAAAATTATGATTTTTCTATGAAAAAGTCTTCATGAAAAGCTTCCAGTGTTGCAACAAGTTCACAGCCGGTTTGCATCCACTCCTGCCACTTGTCCAAGATGCATGTTGAAGACTGAATCAATTTCTCATACTTTGTTCCAATGGCCCATATCTTCAATAATATGGAGACTAAGCTTAATAACCCCTAACCTATGGATGAGAGAAGAAGAGACATTTTTCAATTGGTGGCAACGAGTCTTATCCTGGGCAGCGGCTCAATTAGACGGTAGACAAAAGACCCTCCTCATAGCGGCGCTGTGTTGGAGCACTTGGAAAGCGAGGAATCGGTGTGTTTTTGAGAAGGTAATAAGCCCGGCATCAGAGATAGTGAAAGAAGCCAACAATTTAGTGCGTGAACTCGTGAGCCATACCTGATAGATGCTGCTAATTTTCTTTACTCTTATTTTACTCTTCTTTAACCTCTTAGTCTTTCAGTCACAGTTGGTGATAAATGGGAATACCCAATTTTTTTGTACTTCCTTATggaaacacttttattttatattaataaaataacatttatctttgagaaaaaagtaaaaaaatatcatattgatttgatataattataataaagacagtttcttaaattagtataattatgtatcattcattaaatattaattataatataattatattaattaaagatatttttctaaaataaatttagaattgaAGAGCAAATAGTGcaattattttggagaaaaaatgaaTTAACGAAAAAGTGACACCTCACCATTATAAGCTgggaaaaaatccaattttaatatattaagtagatataaTCAAAACTTGCTAATgagttataaattaaataatataatctttCCATAATAAAAGATTGTCAATATTTAAGTgcagattttaataaaagtgatGATTCTTAAATTTTCCCTAAAAAAAATGTATAACTAATAATAACACatacaacaattaaataaaaatcaaggtttactcttttaaaattttactaaCTTTATGCTAAATGGACACAAATCATGATTAACCGCGCTTCTCACTCTATATTGCTGCTAACTCCATTATTTTATCCCATAAATCATAGGTTATATCTAGCCAGTCTTATTgggagattttttttttaattatatgagTAGCCATTGACTAAATTGATGAACAAGAGATTATTACATTTTGATTTGTGCAAATACTATTGGTTTAGGCTGGTTTATTATTAGACTTTAGAGTTATAACATTCAATGAATTTGAAGAAATCATTAGAGATTAAAAGATGATATCTTTTGGACCCAAAATTTTACTATGAAAAAATGTATGGCCTACCAAGAAAGCTGCAAAGCAACCAAACCAAACAACCGTTAACACGTTGGTTATGTTAACCAGCCAATAATAATATATCATATATTATAAATAGGTATCTATTCCCTTCACAATTCTCACATCACTCCATAAACTCATCACTTCTTTAATTCATATTAAGCTTTTAGATCATGTCTGAGGAGaagcaccaccaccacctcttCCACCACAAGAAGGATGAGGATAACACTTTTGAAGAGGTAGTTGACTATAAGAAGGAGGAGAAACAACACAAGCACCATGAGCACCTTGGCGAGCTTGGTGCTGCTGCTGCTGGTGCCTATGCCTTGGtaactatttatttctcttaatttcatcatcaatattaattaattatactcctatatattatatatatcattAAATATCATctagatataaattaatattcTATATACATGTCCTAATTtgaattattcttttaatttgtacTTCAGATCATTTTTGTCTATTCTTCTTTAATCTGTTCAGTTTAATTCTTGGAGAGCAAACATTAATATTTAACTAGTAAGTTTACTTATTATATGTATTGTTCAACTAATTGAATGATTAATTATCTTATTAGTTAATTGcataatataaagaaaaaaaaaataatgaggtgtgtatatatatattacacaAGATCTGATCCTCAATCATGGgcaccaatatttttttttcttaactttGGTTCCTTTTTTTAGTAACATCCCCACACATCTCTATTGTTAATAATATAGTGGAATAGTATatagattaattaattttttttatgcaactGTTGATTTTGTGACAGCATGAGAAGCATAAGGCTGAGAAAGATCCGGAGCATGCTCACAAGCATAAGATAGAAGAGGAGGTTGCCGCGGTCGCTGCCGTGGGAGCTGGTGGTTATGCTTTTCATGAACACCATGagaaaaaagaagcaaagaaggaaGACGAAGAAGCTCATGGAAAGAAGCACCACCATTTGTTTTAAAatgttttaagaatatttttatcgTTAATAAAAGAGTTATATGATAATTACAACAATAACCAAATCCTAAGCATTATTGTCATCACCACACCCTAGCCTTCTATTTTAGTTTCTTATATATTGATAAGCTTTTGGTATATTTATGTGTATTTCTATAAATCTTCCAATTATTCACTATGCACTATCGGCTAGGGGTTCTCAATCATCGAGTTTGGAGTGTGTTTAATTCTTTGGTGTTAATTAATTGCttgatatatatttgtatatgtaATAATTTAATGTAATAATGTGTGCTATGTTGaatatattcataaaataataatattgtaaagtatagtttgaGTCTTTTGATTAGATTAACAATTTATCTTTTTTGATCATTTTCTATAAGGCAATTATGTAATGAAGAATTGAAGACTCCTGATTAATTATTAACCTTTCGATATTAAGATGGGTTGAAAAAACTTTTAACACCACCAGCGCATATAATCAAAATATTCACtatcaaaaatttgaaaattaatta
Coding sequences within it:
- the LOC112802992 gene encoding abscisic stress-ripening protein 2, encoding MSEEKHHHHLFHHKKDEDNTFEEVVDYKKEEKQHKHHEHLGELGAAAAGAYALHEKHKAEKDPEHAHKHKIEEEVAAVAAVGAGGYAFHEHHEKKEAKKEDEEAHGKKHHHLF